AGATCACCGGCCATGTCGACGTGTTCAACGAGAACAGGATCGCCGGCTGGGCCTTGTACGACCAGCACCCCGACAAGCGGGTGACGATCGATATCTATTTCAACGGCGAGCTCGTCGCCGAGATCGTCGCCGATCAGTTCCGCAAGGACCTGCTCAAGCTCAACAAGGGCGACGGGCACCATGGCTTCATGTTCGAGCCGCCGAGCGGGTCCTATCAGCCGCCCTTGCAGCTCGAGATCCGCGCGGCGAAGCAAAAAGTGCTCAAGGCGGTGACGGTCGAGCCGGCGATCGACGCCGAGACCAAATAGGATGTGCGAGTAGACCGCAAGCTTCGGCCTCGCCTTGTTCGGGTACGGCGCATGTGAACTTCGCTGATCGCTCTAGCGCCGCGTCCGGGTTCCCTCCCACAACCGTAACGCCCCGTTAACCCTATCAGCTTTAGGGTCATCGGGGCTCCGAATGGACGGTGGCCGGGTTTGTCGTGATGTCGTTTGCACAGAAGAAAACTAACGTCGTCCCCGTAGCCGAGGAGCGGCGCCGCTTCCAGCGCGTCAAGGTGCACCTGCTCGGCCGCTACATGCTGCCCGACCGGCGCGAGTTTCCCTGCCAGATTATCAACATGTCGCCGGGCGGCCTCGCGCTGCTGGCGCCCGGTATCGGCAATGTCGGCGATCGCGTGATCGCCTATCTCGACCATATCGGCCGCGTCGAGGGCCGCATCACCCGCATCATCGACAACGGCTTTGCCATGACGATCGGCGCCACCGCGCGCAAGCGCGACAAGCTCGCCGCCCAGCTCACCTGGCTTGCCAACCGCGACATCCTCAACCTGCCCGAGGATCGCCGCCACGACCGTATCGTGCCGCGCAACCCGATCGCCCTGCTCACCCAGGAAGACGGTACGCGGATGACCTGCCGTATCATCGACCTTTCCTTGTCCGGTGCAGCCATTGCCGCCGAGAACCGCCCGCCGCTGAAGTCGCTGGTGATGCTCGGCCGGGTGCAGGCCCGCGTGGTGCGAAATCTCGAGGAAGGCTTCGCGCTCGAGTTCGTCCACGAGCAGTCCGCGGAAACCCTCGAAGAGAGCGTTACCGCGAGGTAAAGCGAAAAGCCGCTTCAGACCCCCGTTTTCAGCCTGCGAAGGCGGCCTCCGGTGCACCGGTGGCCGCCTTCGCCGCGTTTGGCACGGTGCAATCGGCGGTTAACGGCCGCGCGGTTTGGCGCAACAAACCGCGCTGGCGCAACACTTGCCGCGTTAATGCATAAAATTTGAATCAATTGCAGTTGTTTCAAATTTTACGCGAATTCGATTCAAGTACAGATCGAATTCGCCGCAGCTTTTACCAGTATTCGCGTCAAATCTACTTTGCGCACTTAGCGGCGGCGAAAAAACTTTGTGCGAAACGTGGTCCCAACAAGAAGAACGGGGGCCACAATGTTTGGGTTCAGGGGACAGGGGAAAGGTTTGGCGGTTGCCGCCATCCTGTTTGCGACGTGCGTGTCGGCCAAGGCCGGCGACGTGGTCTATGCCAGCCTGGGTGACGTCGCGCGTTCGCCGATCGGCTGGGTCGAATTCTGCGCCGACAATCCGGCCGAATGCCGCGGCGGCGCGACGCAACCACGCGACATCGTGATGTCGCAGACCGCCTGGCGTGACCTCGTGCGGGTCAACAAGTGGGTCAACGAATCCATCAAGCCGATGACCGACATGGATCATTGGGGCGTGATCGAGAAATGGTCGTTGCCGACCGACGGCTACGGCGACTGCGAGGACTACGTGCTCCTGAAGCGCAAGATGCTGATGGATGCCGGCTGGCCCCGCGAGGCGCTGCTGATCACGGTGGTCCGCGACAAGAAGGGCGAAGGCCACGCGGTGCTGACGGTGAAGACCGACAAGGGCGAGTTCGTTCTCGACAATCAGAACGAGAGCATCGTCGCCTGGACGGAGACCGGCTACCGCTTCGTCAAGCGGCAATCGCAGAGCGATCCCAATGTGTGGGTCTCGCTCGGTGACAACCGCCCCGCAGTTTCAACGGCCAGCTCGCGCTGAGCGGCAACAAGGAATCGAGTTCGCGACCCGGTCACATCCCCACCCCTCCCCGTCCCAGACCGGTTCGCGCGCGGCCAGGCTTCCCCCAAAGCCTGGCCGCAACCTTTTGCTGCATGCGAAAACACCGAAAATCCTTATGGATCATAGGTGTTTAGCGATCCACTCCGAAACGATTGGAGACGCAAAACCCAGGAACAGGCCGTAAACTTCCGACAGGACCGGGAAAAATCCGGGCAACACCGGCCGGCCGTTCAAATAGAACGGCCACACCACGTCCGCCCGTAGCGGCTCGGCTCGGTAATGACGGTATCACCCGGCACATCGATCCATTGCCCCTCGAGCCGCGCCCGGTAGCGCCCGTCGGGGGTGTCCCAGTCGACGTCAGACAGCGCGGTGCCGTCGGCGTCGCTGCAGCACCGCCCGCCGCCCGTGCTGGCGAGGCCCTCGAAACATCCCCTCAGCGGCGAGTTGGCGTAGCGGCCGTCAGAATCCCGCGCGGACGCCGGCGCGCCAGGTGAACAATGGCGACGAGCGCAGCGATGCCGATCGCAAAGCGCGACATAGTCTCATCCTTTGGTGGTTCCCGGCGCCTGTTGAAGGGCTTCAACTTCCAGTTGGCATGGTCCCTATACAGACCTAAAAGCGTCTCTTCTAAGAACTAGATCGATCCACTCGCGGTTCGGACGGCCGCAACCGGAGCGCGATGACCTTCACATCCTGGCAGTTTGGAATTTTCGTCAGCGCCGTTTTTGCAGTCTTTTACTTGCCGCCCCTGCGGCGCGCGCAGGTCCATATTCTGATCGCTGCGAGCGTCTTCTTTTACGGATACGGCCAGCCGGAACTGTTACCGCTGCTGTTAGTCGCCGTGGTCGGCACTTGGGCTTTCTTGGCTCTGTCGTTCCGGCGGCCCGCCTATACCGCGCTCGGCATTATCTTCAATCTCGGCCTGCTGGCGTTTTTCAAATACAAATTCCTGTTCTTTGCGCCGCCGGTCCAGACCGGCCAGGCCATCGGGGATTTCCTGCTCAACCTGCCGCTCCCGATCGGGATCTCGTTTTTCGTTTTCCACAATATCAGCCTGCTGGTCGACCTGCCGAAGCAAAAACGCGAAAGGAGCCTGTGGGAAGTGTTCCTCTATGTGATCTTCTTTCCGCAGCTGGTCTCCGGGCCGATCACGCAGGCCAAGAACTTCTTCCCGCAGATCAAGCCCAAGTCGATTGCCGAAGTGCCGTTCGTTGAGGCGGTACAGTGGCTGGTGCTGGGCTACTTTTTCAAGCTGTACGTCGCCAATAATCTGAATGAGATGACGTCCTACATGGCCTATCCGCTCTTTGAGACGGTGAAGGCCACTGATAAATGGCTGCTGTTGTTCCTCTACAGCTTCCAGATCTACGCCGACTTTTCCGGCTATTCGGCGATTGCGCTGGGCCTTGCATTGCTATTCGGGTACCGCCTGCCGGAGAATTTCAACCGGCCATACATCGCGACCTCGATCGCCGACTTCTGGCGCCGCTGGCATATCTCGCTGTCGAGCTGGCTACGGAACTACCTCTACATCCCGCTCGGCGGCAACAAGCACGGCAAGGCCCGCACCTACTTCAACCTGATGGCGACGATGGCTCTCGGAGGCCTCTGGCACGGTGCGGCCGTCAGCTATCTGGTGTGGGGCTTCATGCACGGCCTCCTGCTCGCAATCGAGCGGCGGTTCGTAGACCGGCTGGATGGCGCCAAGTCCCCCCTGCTGAACGCCGCCAGGGCTTTCGTCGTGTTCTTCGCCGTGTCGCTGTTGTGGATCCTGTTCAAGCTGCCGGACTTCGCGCACGCCGCAGCCTATTTTGTGGGACTATTCAGCAGCGACGAGGTACCGAACCCACCGAAGATCTATCGGAGCTTGGCGCTGGCCTATGCGCTGCCGGTGATCCTGCAACACTTCATCGTCCCCGGCCGGCCAAAGGGCTCGTGGGCGCGACGGCTCGAGCCGGTTTTCTACGGCGCGCTTGTCGCCCTGACCTTCGCCGAAGCCGGACCGGATTCCGCGTTCATCTATTTCCAGTTCTGAGGCCGGATCGATGTCGTGGCTGCTGAAGTTTTTCGTTACCGCCATCATCGGCATTCTGGCCTTGAAGGCCCTGGGCGGATCGGACGACCCGCTGTTGCCGGTCACGACGGATGATCGCAACTATCATGTTGCCGTCAGATACGTCGACCAGCCGTCGCACCGCATGGTGATCGTCGGCAGTTCGCTGTCGGTCAGGCTGTCCGAGGATTACTTCACCTCGCCCAACATCGAGAATTTAGCTCTGGCCGGCGGGTCGCCGGAAACCGGCCTTCAGATCATTGCAGCCAACGAGCCGCTCCCGCAGCTGGTGCTTGTCGAAGCCAACATCCTGACCCGGCCGGTTGACGCCCGCCTGATCGAACGGCTCAAAGCAAGATTGACGACCGCGACGCCGGCGGCGTTCCAGCCGATCAGATCGGCTGCGGCTGGTTATGAGGTCCTGTTACACCCCACGAAGTCGAAAGACCAGGTCAGGCGCGGCGCCGACTGGCGTGTGGCGCAGCCGGCTGCTGAGATCGTCGGTCCGCCATTCCAGCTTCAGGCGCAGCCAGCTCCGCCACCAGAAACGATCGAGCGAACTCTCTCGAGGATCGAGCAACTTGTCCGGAGCCTGCGATCGCGAGGCACCAAGGTGCTGTTCTTCGAAATGCCTTATCCCGCCGAGGTCGAGCGGAGCGCCGCTGTCATCAGCAGCGCCGCGATGGCGCGGAAGACCTTTCCCGACAGCGCTTCGTGGCTTGCGCTTCAGGTCGACCGGTCGGAGCTCAGATGGACGGATGGCGCTCACCTGGATGAACGCTCAGCGATCTTCGTGGCAAGAGCAATAGAGACGGCCGCGGCAGAGCAAATCAGCCCATAGCGCGGAAAAGCCCGCGCGGCGGGAAATCCCCACCGCGCGGGCCACCTCCCAGCCACTCCGCCGAGGAACAGCCGGCCGGGACATCTCATCAGCCGACGGCATCACTCGCCGGCGCGCGAACGGTACTTGCCGAATTTGGTCTGGATACCGAGCCAGATGGCCGCACAGGCCGGTGACAATAACGGTCGCGATTGCCTTCCAGCCGGCGCGCTCGACCTGATCGCTGGCCTTGCACCACGCGACAATGGCAGCCTGCGGACCCGAATGTCCGAAGCGCCGGCCGACCGGATGGAAGAAGCCGAAGTTCAGGCTAGCATTCGTGACCTTCCACGTCTTCCGCCACACATGGGCGACGTGGCTCCGCTACTACGGCGGCGCCGATGTGCAGGGCCTGGTTGCGACGAAGAACTGGCGCGACGAGCACAGCGCGAGCCGCTATTCGCACGTGGTGCTGCGTGATGAATGGAAGCAGGTCGAGGATCTGCCGATGATGGGGAAAACCCGGGGGAAGCGACGTCGCGCGTGAAATTCGCGAGTGCGATCAACGCGCAGCCCTTTTTCCCCCAAAGCTTGGCCGCAACCTTTTTCGAGAGACGCGAAGACTCTGACTTCCGCATCAGTCGGCCTGATCGCCCCGGCGGACTGAGACGTCAGTCCCGTCTTGGGGCAGAAGCCTCGGAATTTGCGGCGAATTTTATGGACCCCGAGCCATCGGCTTGAGGCCACGGGTTTTGCCCGAGCCGAGGTTGTGCTATTTCCAACCTTTCAATTGATGTCCGGTTCTGGTCGCATGGTCGAACTTGCCCCCCGGAATGCACAAGCCAGCAGCCTGATCGGCGTGCAGCCGATCGCGATCGGCGCTGTGGCGCTGGTGCTCGTGCTGTTCGGGATCGGCTCGATCGCGCTGTGGCGCAGCTTCGGCGGCACCGTGCCCGAGACCGACCGGATGGCCGCCGCCCGCCTGCTGCAGGCGCGAACTGCGCAGGTCTCCGAGGCCCTGGTGGAGAAGACCAAGGGGATGGAGCTGACCCAGCAGGAATCCATCGACCAGTTGCAGGAGGTGCAGGACCAGCTGCAAACCATGCGCAAGCAGTTCACCGCGCAGCAGGCCGACACCAAGAAGCTGTCCGACCAGGTCACCGCGCTGACCGAGCAGGTCGAGGGCCTGCGCCAGTCGCTGGCGAGCGCGCAGGCCAATGAGCCAGCAGCCGAACCCGAGCCGCGCAAGCGCTCGAAGGCAGCCCGTAGCGCCAACCGGAAGCGCCACAGGTCGCGCGGCTGACGGCCCCCGGGGCGGCCAGCGCCGAGCGGCGGGATCAGCCACAAAATGCACCAAATCCCATGCAAGATCAGTCACTAACGTGGAACCTTGCGAACTCGGACCGTCCGGCAGCGGCCTCGCAGGAGTGCCTGTTACAGTGAATTAATCCTGACTTTGTGAACTGCTTCACATATCCGACTTCGAATCCGAGTCATCCTTAAATGACCGGATGGCGTGAGCCGATTTCAATATCCGGGGCTGGCAAGGTCGTTGACGGTATACTGCGTCGACGGCCTTGTTTTTTGGCCCGCTGAATCCCGGTCTCCGGACTGCACCCCGCACCCGACACCGAGCGCGCCGCGCCAGCGACCGCAAGCAAGCGGCCGACGGCCCTGCAGGCGCGACATCGCTACGGCTGCTTCGTGGGATCGTGCGACACGCGATTGCCCCTCAGCCGCAGCCGCGCCAGCTTCGGCTCGAGTTCGTGGAGCATGTAGACCAGCGCAACCGCAAGGCTCGAAACAATCACCATGAACAGCAATGTCAGATCGGGAATGGTCAGCATCTCGGATGTCCTCTGAGACCGGCTCCAACCGCAGCCGGACCATATGTTTTCGTGATGCGCTCACGCGCTAACCGCTGTCACGCAAAGCAAGCTGCATACCAATGCGCGACGGCCCCGGCATCAAGACACCGAGGCCGCGCCTGTATTCCAAGACCTGTATTCCAAGACTCATCAGCATGGCGATCCAATGGATCGTCCATGCGTCGGCGGATGGCTCAGTTGCAAACCTGCACGGGCCGGATCTGCCAGCCATACGGTGTCAGCATGCGACGGCGCACGACGTAACAGCCGCCGTCACCGTAGCCATAACCATCGTCGTAGCCGTAGCCGGCATAGTACGGATTGCCGTAATAGCCGTCATAGTAATCGTAGGCGCCGTAGCCGAGCCCGAAGCCGATCGCTGCTGCAGCGAACGGATAGCCCCAGCCGCGCCGATAGTAGCCGCCGTGCCAGCCACCGCCATGCCAGCCACCACCGTGCCAGCCACCACCGTGCCAGCCACCACCGTGCCAGCCGCCGCCGTGCCAACCGCCACCGCCGCCCATGGCGTGGAAGGCGCCGCCGTGGAAGCCGCCACCGCCGTGGAAGCCACCACCACCGTGGAAGCCGCCGCCGCCAAATCCGCCGCGCGCCGACGCGGTGTCGACCGTGAACAGGCCGACCGATACCGTCGCCAGCAAGGCGATCATCGTTTTACGCAACATCACCCGTCACTCCTCTTTCCAGGCTTTTCCTTTCAAGCCTCCTCCGCCGCGTCCCGCGCATGCTAACCCAATCTAGGACCGCAGCTTCCAACGCGCGCCTGTGTCGCGCTCACTTCTGCGCGACCCGCGTTCATCAAGGCACGGCCTTCAAAAGTTAACAACCGCGGCTGCTGCTCCCCGTGCCTTGGGCGACGATCGCTCCGGGCGCGAGCAGAATCGCGATTGTCGCTGACGCGACGGTGACGGATAATTTGCGCATGGCAACTCTCCCTTGCGGACATCAACGGGTCCGCAAAACGCCGGTTCCCACAGGCGTTGGAGCAATAAGGTTTGGGAGCAATGCAATTTGCGCAAGCTGATCGAATTTGACGACGACACGTTCGGCAAGCTGAAGCAGCTTGGGCGCGACCGGATGGCGACCCTGCAGGAGCTCGCGGACGAGGCGTTCGCCGACCTGCTCAGGAAGCACGGTATTCCGATCGACCTGAAGGACGCGCTGCGCAAGAGCGCAAGACTTCAGGAGGCAGCAAAGCCCGGCCCCGCAGCACCGAAGGCTGCGCGCAAGCAGGGCCGGAAGCGCTGAGGGTTCAGCCGATCTTCTTCAGTCCCGCCTTGTACTGCGGTCCCCTGATCGCATAGGACTTCGCCGGCCGCGACAACGCTTCCGCCTGCGCGGCGTCGAGCGTGCGCACCACGCGCGCGGGCGCTCCGATGATCAGGGAATTTTCCGGAAACTCCTTGCCCTCGGTGATCACGGAGCCGGCGCCGACCACACTGCCGCGCCTGATGCGCGCGCCATTCATCACGATCGATCCCATCCCGATCAGCACGCCGTCTTCCAGCGTGCAGCCGTGCACGATCGCGTTGTGGCCGATCGTGACGTTGTTGCCGATGGTCAGGGGGAAGCCGGGATCGACATGCAGGGTCGAATTGTCCTGGACGTTGGAGCCCTCGCCGATCTCGATCCACTCATTGTCGCCGCGCAGCACGGCGCCGAACCAGACGCTCGCTCCCGGCTTGAGGCGCACCTTGCCGATCACGACGGCATTATCGGCGATGAAGTAGCTGCCGTCGGCGGGAAGATCGGGCCCCTGCCCGTCGAGTTCGTAGATCGCCATTGAGGTCTCCTTGGATCGGAAGAGACCTTGGCACAGCGGCGGACATGGTTTCAAGCAAGCGCCGTGACGATCCGGCGCGGATCACGATCGGCTCAGCCGAGCACGCCCGTAGCGCGTAGCGTCATCATGAAGAAAGTGCCCGACATCAGGCTCCAGAAGCCGGAGATGACGGTTGCCATCATCACGAACTCGAAGCGGCGGCGCTCGATGCGCGCGCCGCGCAGCGTGTTGCGCATGATGATGAAGGGTGCGGCGAACACCAGGAACGGGACAGCGGCGAAGGTCTTCGGCGCCACGCCCTCCTGCAGCAGGCCGAAACCGGCCGGGCGCTCTGCCATCGCCTGATAGCCGCTGGCCAGTGCGCCCGCGAACGCAAAGCCGATGAAGAGCGAGAACAGGGAATTAAGGGTATCGGGCGACATCGGGAACTTCCGCTACGCAACAGGCTACTCACCCCTGCTTCGCAGAATTGGCTGCCGGCCGCCACATCATCCTTAAGGAAAGGTTAATCCGGTCCGCCCGGCTTGGCGTTTGCGCATGGCCGTTCGCTCAGGGATTCCGTTGGAATCGTACGGAAATTCCTCGCCTCATGGCATATTCGGCAGGTGATTCGACCACCCCCGACCCGGCCTTTGCCTCGTTCATGACGCTTCTGTCGACCGCCCAGCATCTCGCCCGCGACACCCGCCGCAATCCACGCGCGCATCTCGTCCCGATCATCGCCTCGGCGGTCATCGCGGCCGGCGCGATTGCGCTCGTCGCCTATCTGTTGTGGCCGACCTATACGACCATCCCGGTGAGCGATCCGTCGCGGCTGCCGGTCAGCGTCGGCGGCACGCTGTTCAACGTGCCGACGATGGCGGTGCGCATGAAGATCCAGCGCCACTCCGGGCCGCAGGAGCGCGTCGATCTGAGCTTCCTCTATCCCTCGCTGGAGGCGCCCTCAGCGCCCAAGCACTACAGCGCCGAAACGGTCGAGGACAAGGTGCAGCCGATCGACCGGATCTTCGTGTCGATCGCGGCCCACCACGATTCACTGGCGCCCGACATGCGCCTGCGCACGATCTACCCGCGCTATCTCGACGATCGTGCAAATACCGATGACGGCCTGACGGCGCGCGCGTTCCGCGACGGCACGCCCTATGGCGGCGAGGACCTGTACACCGCGGCCGAGCCGCAGCTCGTGGCGCGCTGCACGCGCGATACCTCGACACCCGGCATGTGCCTGAGCGAGCAGCGCATCGAGGGCGCCGACCTGACCTTCCGCTTTCCGCGCAGCTGGCTTGCGCAGTGGCGCGACATCGCCACCGCGATGAACCGCCTCTCCGCGCAGATGCACAGCGCGAAGGGATAACTTGTTCGTCACTGCGAGCATCGCAGTGACGATTCAACAAGCAGAGGCTGTTCAGCCTTACTCGGCCAGATCTTCTTCCAGGATGGCCATCTGGAACTGGAACGAGCGATCATCGTCCTCGTCGTCGACGAACAGCACGCCGATGAACTCCTCGCCGATATAGACCTCAGCGGAGTCGTCCTTCTTGGGCCGCGGCACCACGCGGATCTTGGGATTGCTGAACACGCGCTTCAGATACGCGTCGAGCTTCCTGACTTCCTGAACGTCCACGGCCGTCTCCAATCGGGTCGATGATTTTCGGGGAGGTTTTAGGACGAGATGGCAAAGATCGCCAGCGCCTTTTCAGGCTTTGGCGACGTGATGTTGCGCACACGCAAAAACGCGCTGCCGATCAGAAAGCGAATGAAATCAAAGACCGATCGCGTTGAGCATCTGGTCCATGGTGCGCGAAGGTTCGGCACAGCCGGCTTCGCCGACGATTTTCGCCGGCACGCCCGCGACGGTGACGTTGTGCGGCACGGGCTTGACCACGACGGAGCCCGCCGCGATGCGCGCGCAATGGCCGATCTCGATATTGCCGAGGATCTTGGCGCCGGCGCCGATCAACACGCCGTGGCGGATCTTCGGATGGCGGTCCTCGTTCTCCTTGCCGGTGCCGCCGAGCGTGACGCCATGCAGGATCGAGACGTCGTCGTCGATGACGGCGGTCTCGCCGCAGACGAAACCGGTGGCATGATCGAGGAAGATGCCGCGGCCGATCCTGGCCGCCGGATTGATGTCGGTCTGGAACACCGCCGAGGAGCGGCTCTGCAGATAGAAGGCAAAATCCTTGCGGCCCTTCTGGTACAGCCAGTGCGCGAGACGATGGGTCTGCAGCGCATGAAAGCCCTTGAAGTAGAGCAAGGGATCGATGAAGCGCGAGGTCGCGGGATCGCGGTCATAGACGGCGACGAGATCAGCGCGAAACGCATTGCCGATATCGGGCTCGTCGCGCAGCGCCTCGCCATAGGTCTGGCGGATCAGGTCGCCCGACAGCGCGGCGTGGTCGAGCCGCTCGGCAATGCGATGGACCACCGAGTCTTCCAGGCGCTCATGATGCAGCACGGTCGCATAGATGAAGCTTGCGAGCTCGGGCTCGCGCCGCAGGATGTCTTCCGCCTCGCCGCGGATCCGATCCCAGATCGGATCGAGCGCCGCGAGCTTGCTCCCCTGCGGATTGACCTGATGAACTGCCATAGCTGGTCTCGCAATTCGGTTGTTCTGGAGTGCGTTATAGCACGGTAGACCCAGCGCGTCCCGGGAAGGCTCGGTACGGTAAACCCCAGCCGAACGACCCTGGGGCCGACGTCTAGAGGAATTGGTCGGGATTTCGCCGAAATCAAGCCGTGCTTCTGCAACTATTGGCGGATTTCGGCCCAAGTGTGGTTTTGGGCATGGTCGGCCCCTCTGACGGGGGAAGCATCATCAACAGCCAGACGTTACGCGCCCGCCTGACCGATGCCCGGTCGGTCTGGATCGCCACCATCGCCATTCCCCTCCTCCTGCTCGCGCCTGCCTTCTGGAACGGCTATCCGCTGCTCCAATGGGATACCGGCGGCTACCTGGCGCGCTGCGCGCATGGTGTGGGTCGCGACCTTCGTGGTGCTGATCGCAGCGGCGCGCGCCTTCGCAAAAGACGATACCGAAGACGATGCCGAGAACAATACCGACGAGCTATTTGCGCTGCGCCAGGAAGTCGATGACGCCGGTCTTGTAGACCTTGTCCCCGACCGCCCGCATGTGGTCGCGGTTCGGAATGTCGAGCACCTGCGCGCCCGGAATGATCCGGCCGAGCGCTGACGCCGAGCCCGCGATCTCGTCCTTGCTGCCGACTGCGATCAGGACCGGCACGCCGATGCCGGCGGCTTCCTCGTGCGTCATCAATCGGCGCGAGCCGCGCAGGCAGGCGGCGAGCGCGCGGCGGTCGGAGCGGGTCTGGTCGGCGAAGGCACGGAAGGTGCGGCCGACCGGATCGGTGACATCGTCGAGCGACGGCGCCTCCAGCGCCAGCGCGACGGTCTCGCCGGGCCCGCCGCCCTCGATCAGCCCGATGCCGATGCCGCCCAGGATCGCCGAGCGCACCCGATCGGAATGCTGGTGCGCCAGGATCGCGGTCATCCGCGAGCCCAGCGAATAGCCCATGATGTCGGCGCGCGCGATGCCGAGATGATCCATCAGCGCGATCACGTCGCTTGCCATGATCGCGATCTCGTACTGCGCGGCATCGTAGAGCTTGGCGGATTCACCGTGGCCGCGATCGTCGAGCGCGATGACGCGACGGCCGGCCTTGACGAGCTCCGACACCCAGGTCGGATAGATCCAGTTGACGTTCTTGCTCGAGGCAAAGCCGTGCACCAGCACGATCGGTTCGCCCGCGCCCTCGTCGAGATAGGCAATTTCAACATCGCCGTGATGGAAGCTCGGCATCATCGATTCCGTTTCTTCTTGCGATTTGCGATTTGGGATTTGCGATCGACCGGCGACCGCAAGCTTAGCCCTGGACTGGCATACTCGCCAGCGCGGCCTGGGCGGCCATCTGCCGCTTCAGGCGCAGGGCCTTGCTTCGTCGGAGCCACCACGCCGTGGTTCGCTCGGTGGTGGCCTTGATCGACGACAGGAAACCGAACAGCGCAAGCAGCGCGCCGAACAGCCACATGGTGAGGTTGAACGTGCCGGCCACCAGCAGCAGCGC
The window above is part of the Bradyrhizobium sp. PSBB068 genome. Proteins encoded here:
- the cysE gene encoding serine O-acetyltransferase, coding for MAVHQVNPQGSKLAALDPIWDRIRGEAEDILRREPELASFIYATVLHHERLEDSVVHRIAERLDHAALSGDLIRQTYGEALRDEPDIGNAFRADLVAVYDRDPATSRFIDPLLYFKGFHALQTHRLAHWLYQKGRKDFAFYLQSRSSAVFQTDINPAARIGRGIFLDHATGFVCGETAVIDDDVSILHGVTLGGTGKENEDRHPKIRHGVLIGAGAKILGNIEIGHCARIAAGSVVVKPVPHNVTVAGVPAKIVGEAGCAEPSRTMDQMLNAIGL
- a CDS encoding PilZ domain-containing protein, which gives rise to MSFAQKKTNVVPVAEERRRFQRVKVHLLGRYMLPDRREFPCQIINMSPGGLALLAPGIGNVGDRVIAYLDHIGRVEGRITRIIDNGFAMTIGATARKRDKLAAQLTWLANRDILNLPEDRRHDRIVPRNPIALLTQEDGTRMTCRIIDLSLSGAAIAAENRPPLKSLVMLGRVQARVVRNLEEGFALEFVHEQSAETLEESVTAR
- a CDS encoding gamma carbonic anhydrase family protein, whose amino-acid sequence is MAIYELDGQGPDLPADGSYFIADNAVVIGKVRLKPGASVWFGAVLRGDNEWIEIGEGSNVQDNSTLHVDPGFPLTIGNNVTIGHNAIVHGCTLEDGVLIGMGSIVMNGARIRRGSVVGAGSVITEGKEFPENSLIIGAPARVVRTLDAAQAEALSRPAKSYAIRGPQYKAGLKKIG
- a CDS encoding MBOAT family protein, whose amino-acid sequence is MTFTSWQFGIFVSAVFAVFYLPPLRRAQVHILIAASVFFYGYGQPELLPLLLVAVVGTWAFLALSFRRPAYTALGIIFNLGLLAFFKYKFLFFAPPVQTGQAIGDFLLNLPLPIGISFFVFHNISLLVDLPKQKRERSLWEVFLYVIFFPQLVSGPITQAKNFFPQIKPKSIAEVPFVEAVQWLVLGYFFKLYVANNLNEMTSYMAYPLFETVKATDKWLLLFLYSFQIYADFSGYSAIALGLALLFGYRLPENFNRPYIATSIADFWRRWHISLSSWLRNYLYIPLGGNKHGKARTYFNLMATMALGGLWHGAAVSYLVWGFMHGLLLAIERRFVDRLDGAKSPLLNAARAFVVFFAVSLLWILFKLPDFAHAAAYFVGLFSSDEVPNPPKIYRSLALAYALPVILQHFIVPGRPKGSWARRLEPVFYGALVALTFAEAGPDSAFIYFQF
- a CDS encoding alpha/beta fold hydrolase produces the protein MPSFHHGDVEIAYLDEGAGEPIVLVHGFASSKNVNWIYPTWVSELVKAGRRVIALDDRGHGESAKLYDAAQYEIAIMASDVIALMDHLGIARADIMGYSLGSRMTAILAHQHSDRVRSAILGGIGIGLIEGGGPGETVALALEAPSLDDVTDPVGRTFRAFADQTRSDRRALAACLRGSRRLMTHEEAAGIGVPVLIAVGSKDEIAGSASALGRIIPGAQVLDIPNRDHMRAVGDKVYKTGVIDFLAQRK
- a CDS encoding DUF3126 family protein, with protein sequence MDVQEVRKLDAYLKRVFSNPKIRVVPRPKKDDSAEVYIGEEFIGVLFVDDEDDDRSFQFQMAILEEDLAE
- a CDS encoding transglutaminase-like cysteine peptidase — encoded protein: MFGFRGQGKGLAVAAILFATCVSAKAGDVVYASLGDVARSPIGWVEFCADNPAECRGGATQPRDIVMSQTAWRDLVRVNKWVNESIKPMTDMDHWGVIEKWSLPTDGYGDCEDYVLLKRKMLMDAGWPREALLITVVRDKKGEGHAVLTVKTDKGEFVLDNQNESIVAWTETGYRFVKRQSQSDPNVWVSLGDNRPAVSTASSR